A window from Proteiniborus sp. DW1 encodes these proteins:
- the aroA gene encoding 3-phosphoshikimate 1-carboxyvinyltransferase translates to MDSIKISPSPLKGNINIPPSKSLSHRAIICAALSNGISRVENIVFSEDILATLEGMKAFGMEILDIDTDLKTNRSDITIKGKGYLEKLKEVIDCRESGSTLRFLIPIACLLGEKFTFTGRGKLVERPLTSYYNMFKAQGVKYSNVNGKLPLTVEGSLKPGVYELAGNVSSQFITGLMFALPLLSGDSIIEITTELESKGYVDLTLDVLHRFSINIENNKDKRFYISGNQKYIPADYKVEGDYSQAAFWMVAAVLNGEITLENLSKSSLQGDKEILNIISKMGANILNEGEHIKVTTSQTNGIVIDVSQYPDLVPVLAVLGAVSKGKTKIVNALRVRLKESDRLKAIACELKKIGANITETPDGLDIIGVSSLSGGIVDSWNDHRIAMALAVASTKCKESLIINNSRVVSKSYPEFWDDFVELGGVVDEWNMG, encoded by the coding sequence ATGGATAGTATTAAAATAAGCCCTTCACCCCTAAAGGGTAATATCAATATTCCACCTTCAAAGAGCCTAAGTCACAGAGCAATTATATGTGCAGCCTTAAGTAATGGAATTAGCAGAGTGGAAAACATTGTTTTTTCTGAAGATATATTAGCTACTTTAGAAGGAATGAAGGCCTTTGGCATGGAAATATTAGATATAGACACTGATTTAAAAACTAACAGAAGCGATATAACTATAAAAGGTAAGGGATATTTAGAAAAACTAAAAGAAGTAATAGACTGTAGAGAATCAGGCTCCACATTGAGATTTTTGATTCCTATTGCATGCCTATTGGGAGAAAAGTTTACTTTCACAGGCAGAGGAAAGCTAGTAGAACGACCGTTAACTTCCTATTATAACATGTTTAAAGCTCAAGGAGTAAAATATTCAAATGTAAATGGTAAGCTTCCGCTAACTGTTGAAGGAAGCCTTAAACCAGGAGTGTATGAATTAGCAGGTAATGTAAGCTCTCAATTTATTACAGGTCTAATGTTCGCATTACCTTTATTGAGTGGAGATTCTATAATAGAAATAACAACTGAATTAGAATCTAAGGGGTATGTTGACCTAACTTTAGATGTATTACATAGATTTTCTATTAATATAGAAAATAATAAAGATAAGAGATTTTATATTTCAGGAAATCAGAAGTATATTCCAGCAGATTATAAAGTAGAGGGAGACTATTCACAGGCAGCATTTTGGATGGTAGCAGCAGTTTTGAATGGCGAAATTACTTTAGAGAATTTAAGTAAAAGTTCCCTCCAAGGTGATAAGGAAATATTAAATATAATATCTAAAATGGGTGCTAATATCTTGAATGAAGGAGAACATATAAAAGTAACTACATCACAGACTAATGGAATAGTCATAGATGTTTCTCAATATCCTGATTTAGTGCCAGTTCTAGCTGTTCTTGGTGCAGTTAGTAAAGGTAAGACGAAAATCGTGAATGCTCTAAGAGTTAGACTAAAAGAGTCGGATAGACTAAAGGCAATTGCATGTGAATTAAAAAAAATAGGGGCTAATATTACAGAAACACCTGATGGACTAGATATAATTGGAGTAAGCTCATTAAGTGGAGGTATAGTAGATAGCTGGAATGACCACAGGATAGCCATGGCTTTAGCAGTTGCTTCAACTAAATGCAAGGAGTCTTTAATAATTAATAATAGCAGAGTGGTAAGCAAATCATATCCAGAATTTTGGGATGATTTTGTTGAGTTAGGTGGTGTTGTAGATGAGTGGAATATGGGGTAA
- the aroC gene encoding chorismate synthase yields MSGIWGKNIQLSIFGESHGEGIGIVINGLPVGLEIDFELVHKEMERRAPGRNKISTQRKEPDTFQIISGYFNNRTTGVPLCAIILNKDKRSKDYDKIKNIFRPGHADYTGYIKYKGFNDYRGGGHFSGRLTAPVVFAGAIAKQILLRNNIVIGSHIFSIGHIQDEHYDLANIDTNTLNRVSEKDFPTINTEKGKEMIELIEKIRLGGDSVGGIIEAAIVNLQAGLGEPFFDSVESKLSHLLFSIPGVKGIEFGKGFDITKLKGSQANDEYYVKDGEIKTYSNNNGGILGGITNGMPVIFRVAIKPTPSISLNQRTVDIEHMESTYMEIEGRHDPCIVPRAVPVVEAVSALAILDMLME; encoded by the coding sequence ATGAGTGGAATATGGGGTAAAAATATTCAACTTTCCATTTTTGGTGAATCTCATGGTGAAGGAATAGGAATAGTTATTAATGGGTTACCTGTTGGATTAGAAATAGATTTTGAACTAGTCCATAAAGAAATGGAGAGAAGGGCACCTGGCAGAAATAAAATATCAACTCAAAGAAAAGAACCTGATACTTTTCAAATAATCAGTGGTTATTTTAATAATAGAACTACTGGAGTACCTTTATGTGCAATCATACTTAATAAAGATAAAAGAAGTAAAGACTATGACAAGATAAAGAACATCTTTCGTCCAGGACATGCAGATTATACAGGATATATTAAGTATAAAGGCTTTAATGACTATAGAGGGGGAGGGCACTTTTCAGGCAGACTAACAGCTCCCGTAGTTTTTGCGGGTGCTATTGCAAAGCAGATTTTATTAAGAAATAACATAGTTATTGGAAGTCATATTTTTAGCATAGGTCATATACAAGATGAGCACTATGATTTAGCAAATATTGATACTAATACCTTGAACAGAGTAAGTGAAAAGGATTTTCCTACTATAAATACTGAAAAGGGAAAGGAAATGATAGAGCTTATTGAAAAAATTAGATTAGGTGGAGATTCAGTAGGTGGGATTATAGAGGCAGCTATAGTAAATCTTCAAGCAGGACTCGGAGAACCATTCTTTGATTCAGTAGAAAGTAAGTTATCTCATTTACTTTTTTCTATTCCAGGAGTTAAGGGGATTGAATTTGGTAAAGGATTTGATATTACAAAGCTAAAGGGCTCACAGGCTAATGATGAATACTATGTTAAAGATGGAGAAATAAAGACTTATTCAAATAACAATGGTGGCATTCTAGGAGGAATAACTAATGGAATGCCTGTAATATTTAGAGTTGCTATAAAACCTACTCCATCCATAAGCCTAAATCAGAGGACAGTAGATATTGAACATATGGAAAGTACTTATATGGAAATTGAAGGCAGACACGATCCATGTATAGTGCCCAGGGCGGTACCTGTAGTGGAGGCTGTATCTGCATTAGCCATATTAGATATGCTAATGGAATAG
- a CDS encoding chorismate mutase: MENLAKLRQEIDEIDNELVVLFEKRMKISKEVAAFKRIHNMPIYDETRENKIIEKNISKLKDKSLSHELETFYRMIFKISRDIQEKELSKNK; this comes from the coding sequence ATGGAAAATTTAGCGAAACTTAGACAAGAAATAGACGAAATAGATAATGAACTTGTAGTGCTTTTTGAAAAAAGAATGAAGATTTCTAAAGAAGTTGCTGCATTCAAAAGAATTCATAATATGCCGATATATGATGAAACAAGAGAAAATAAAATAATAGAAAAAAATATAAGTAAGCTAAAGGACAAAAGTTTAAGCCATGAGTTAGAAACCTTTTATAGAATGATTTTTAAGATAAGTAGAGATATACAAGAGAAAGAATTAAGTAAAAATAAGTAA
- a CDS encoding shikimate kinase, giving the protein MSSVKKNIVLIGMPGCGKTTIGRKLAKKIGVKFYDSDNYIEVTTGKSIPEIFQNGEDSFRQLETETIRKLAQETPCVISTGGGVVKKVENIEALKENGIIIFINRPIENIVKNINIKKRPLLKDKKETLYKLYDERIDLYKRYCDYEITNNSSIYSAVNKIEFIINSNRKEIGM; this is encoded by the coding sequence ATGAGTAGCGTGAAGAAAAACATAGTTTTAATTGGAATGCCTGGTTGTGGCAAAACAACTATTGGCAGAAAATTAGCTAAAAAAATCGGAGTGAAATTTTACGACAGCGATAATTACATTGAAGTAACCACAGGCAAGAGTATTCCAGAAATTTTTCAAAATGGAGAGGATTCTTTTAGGCAATTAGAGACTGAAACCATAAGAAAACTAGCTCAAGAGACACCCTGTGTAATATCTACTGGTGGAGGAGTTGTGAAAAAAGTTGAAAACATTGAGGCTTTGAAAGAAAATGGAATTATAATTTTTATTAATAGACCAATAGAAAATATAGTGAAAAACATAAATATAAAGAAAAGGCCTTTGCTAAAAGATAAAAAGGAGACTTTGTACAAGCTTTATGATGAGAGGATAGACCTATATAAAAGATATTGTGATTATGAAATAACAAACAATTCTAGTATCTATAGTGCAGTTAATAAAATTGAGTTCATAATAAATAGCAATAGAAAAGAAATTGGTATGTAG
- the aroQ gene encoding type II 3-dehydroquinate dehydratase, giving the protein MKLLIINGPNINLLGIREKKIYGNTSYEKFCEDLIGNAKEQSIEVDIVQSNIEGEIINYIHDALGTYDGIVINPGAYTHYSIAIYDAIKAVNIPTIEVHISNIYSREEYRRKSVIAPACIGQISGFGVYGYTLAIIGIKNYLESVNQ; this is encoded by the coding sequence ATGAAACTTTTAATTATTAACGGCCCTAATATAAATCTATTAGGGATTAGGGAAAAAAAAATATACGGAAATACTTCTTATGAAAAGTTCTGTGAAGATTTAATAGGAAACGCAAAGGAACAATCTATAGAAGTAGATATAGTTCAAAGTAATATTGAAGGTGAGATAATTAACTATATCCATGATGCTCTAGGCACTTATGATGGGATAGTAATTAACCCAGGTGCGTATACTCACTACAGCATAGCAATTTATGATGCCATAAAAGCAGTAAATATACCTACTATAGAAGTACATATAAGTAATATATACAGTAGAGAAGAGTACAGAAGAAAATCAGTAATAGCTCCAGCATGTATAGGGCAAATTAGTGGCTTTGGTGTATATGGGTATACTTTAGCTATTATAGGAATTAAAAATTATCTAGAAAGCGTTAATCAATAG
- a CDS encoding YcxB family protein — protein MSTYIKKSFKLNEKDLFNYYLTFTFRKKYQFLAVTILFAATFIATILAKKDTFMKNLLQIASLIGIVSIVILPITLKFRAKKDYSTNKLINRTLNYTFKEDGIYIETDSGKSMVKWSELYEMRETKHHLYLYVGSNQAIILPKQYFDHIEIEEIKKKNNSK, from the coding sequence GTGAGTACATATATAAAAAAATCATTTAAGTTAAATGAAAAGGATTTATTTAATTATTATTTAACATTTACTTTTAGAAAAAAATATCAATTCTTAGCTGTTACAATTCTTTTCGCAGCAACATTTATTGCAACTATACTAGCTAAAAAAGATACTTTTATGAAAAATTTATTGCAAATAGCTAGTTTAATAGGTATAGTATCAATAGTAATTCTACCAATAACCTTAAAATTCAGAGCAAAGAAAGATTACAGTACCAATAAATTAATTAATAGAACTCTAAATTATACCTTTAAAGAAGATGGAATATATATTGAAACGGATTCAGGTAAAAGCATGGTAAAATGGTCGGAACTATATGAAATGAGAGAAACAAAACATCATTTGTATTTATATGTTGGAAGCAATCAAGCTATCATATTGCCAAAGCAATATTTTGATCATATTGAGATAGAAGAAATTAAGAAAAAGAATAATTCTAAATAA
- a CDS encoding carboxymuconolactone decarboxylase family protein, whose protein sequence is MTRNPREILNELTNGMSEVGEIKPQVMKNFSGFVDTVLSDGTVDIKTKELISVAISVYSRCEYCIVFHVYNALKVGARAEEIIEAGLIAGAFGGGPAVAYTTTLLKQCIDEFAKEFK, encoded by the coding sequence ATGACTAGAAATCCAAGAGAAATACTAAATGAACTAACAAATGGAATGAGTGAAGTAGGAGAAATAAAGCCACAAGTTATGAAGAATTTTTCAGGTTTTGTTGACACAGTACTAAGCGATGGCACTGTAGATATAAAGACAAAGGAACTGATAAGTGTTGCTATTAGTGTATATTCTCGTTGTGAATATTGCATAGTTTTTCATGTATATAATGCTCTTAAGGTTGGTGCTAGAGCTGAAGAAATAATAGAAGCTGGACTAATTGCAGGTGCATTTGGTGGAGGACCTGCAGTTGCTTATACAACTACACTTTTAAAACAATGTATTGATGAGTTTGCAAAAGAGTTTAAATAG
- a CDS encoding double-cubane-cluster-containing anaerobic reductase, translating to MRPETMTEVEALRGINSVKIKEASEAGRKVVGMYCVFSPQEIAIAADAITVTLCGTTQAPIEEAEKELPRNLCPLIKSSYGFAITDKCPYFYFSDVLLAETTCDGKKKMYELMSKLKPMHVMNLPQTADSKDSLELWKKEMVYFKEFLEKEFEVEITEEKLRNAIKLMNRERRAMKRLHQLNAHKPAPLSGMDMMLAQWLKGFNVDKEAGIELIEKLIKEVEERIEKGIYAFDEKAPRILLTGCPIGSGSEKVLRILEESGASVVALENCTGYKGLDVLVDEEKDPITALAEKYLSTPCSCMTNNNGRLDLIERLAKEYEVDGIVDLTWQACHTYNIESFTVKNFAKDVLNLPFLQVETDYSDSDVGQIKVRVEAFLEGIK from the coding sequence ATGAGACCAGAAACAATGACAGAAGTAGAAGCACTTAGAGGGATAAATTCAGTAAAAATCAAAGAAGCTAGTGAAGCTGGTAGAAAAGTAGTAGGAATGTACTGTGTATTTTCACCTCAAGAAATAGCAATAGCTGCAGATGCTATAACAGTAACCCTTTGTGGTACAACACAAGCGCCTATTGAAGAAGCTGAAAAAGAGCTTCCAAGAAATTTATGTCCACTTATAAAATCAAGCTATGGCTTTGCAATTACTGACAAATGCCCATACTTCTATTTTTCAGATGTACTATTAGCTGAAACAACTTGTGATGGAAAGAAAAAAATGTATGAGTTGATGTCAAAGTTAAAACCAATGCATGTTATGAATCTTCCACAAACTGCTGATTCTAAAGATTCTCTAGAGTTATGGAAAAAAGAAATGGTATATTTCAAAGAATTCTTAGAAAAAGAATTCGAAGTAGAGATTACAGAAGAAAAACTGAGAAATGCAATTAAGTTAATGAATAGGGAAAGAAGGGCAATGAAACGTCTTCATCAGCTAAATGCTCATAAACCAGCACCATTATCAGGAATGGACATGATGTTAGCTCAATGGCTAAAAGGATTTAATGTTGATAAAGAAGCTGGAATTGAACTAATAGAAAAGCTAATTAAAGAGGTTGAAGAAAGAATAGAAAAAGGCATCTATGCCTTTGATGAAAAAGCACCACGTATTCTATTAACAGGATGTCCTATAGGAAGTGGTTCTGAAAAGGTTCTAAGAATACTTGAAGAATCAGGTGCCAGTGTGGTAGCTTTAGAGAATTGTACAGGCTACAAAGGTTTAGATGTACTTGTTGATGAAGAAAAAGACCCAATAACAGCATTAGCAGAAAAATACCTATCAACTCCATGCTCATGTATGACAAATAATAATGGAAGACTTGATTTAATTGAAAGGCTTGCAAAAGAATATGAAGTAGATGGTATAGTAGATTTAACATGGCAAGCATGTCATACTTATAATATTGAATCATTTACTGTTAAGAATTTTGCGAAAGATGTACTAAATCTTCCTTTCCTACAAGTTGAGACAGACTACTCCGATTCAGATGTGGGGCAAATTAAGGTAAGAGTAGAAGCGTTTTTAGAAGGGATAAAATAG
- a CDS encoding acyl-CoA dehydratase activase: MYSVGIDVGSVAAKAVVFDGERIIAKELIPTGWSPKETGEKLFNMVTSMANVEKSDIKNIVGTGYGRVALPFIDKKVTEITCHGKGAHFIDSDIRTVIDIGGQDSKVIKLDEKGNIIDFLMNDKCAAGTGRFLQVMAHALEIDVSELSSIGEGANPETISSMCTVFAESEVISLMASGASKEGIAAGLLQSVCSKIYTLVSKVGVQDKVFFSGGVSKNSLLRKFLSNKLGVEVFSSELSQYLGAIGAAVIGYRD, encoded by the coding sequence GTGTATAGTGTTGGAATAGATGTAGGCTCAGTAGCAGCAAAAGCTGTAGTATTCGACGGAGAAAGAATAATTGCTAAAGAATTAATTCCTACAGGTTGGAGCCCAAAAGAAACAGGAGAAAAACTATTCAACATGGTTACCTCCATGGCGAATGTTGAGAAAAGTGATATAAAGAATATTGTTGGAACTGGCTATGGGAGAGTCGCACTACCATTTATAGATAAAAAAGTAACTGAAATAACTTGTCATGGAAAAGGTGCTCATTTCATAGACTCAGATATCAGGACGGTTATCGATATTGGAGGGCAGGACAGTAAAGTAATAAAGCTTGATGAAAAGGGAAATATAATAGACTTTCTAATGAATGATAAATGTGCTGCTGGTACAGGAAGATTTCTACAAGTTATGGCTCATGCATTAGAAATAGATGTTAGTGAACTTTCGAGTATTGGTGAAGGTGCAAATCCAGAGACTATAAGTAGTATGTGTACTGTATTTGCAGAATCAGAAGTAATAAGCCTCATGGCAAGTGGAGCTTCCAAGGAAGGTATAGCAGCAGGTTTGTTACAATCTGTATGCAGTAAAATTTACACACTAGTAAGTAAGGTTGGAGTACAAGATAAAGTATTCTTTTCTGGTGGTGTATCTAAAAACTCTTTGTTGAGGAAATTTTTAAGTAACAAGCTAGGTGTAGAAGTATTTTCATCTGAGCTTTCACAATATTTAGGAGCAATTGGTGCTGCAGTAATTGGATATAGAGACTAA
- a CDS encoding DUF2383 domain-containing protein, giving the protein MDNNNKDTIKSLNQLLQGEYMALESFNTFISKTEDQEIKKAFQQIQENHRDNIKTLANYIQNIGGQPEENLGLKGKMADIKMNIGFGTNPEYQDLIEKAIEGETMGINKAEEILRGELDSKSRDIAGEILHRDRRTLDQLKNLQ; this is encoded by the coding sequence ATGGATAATAATAACAAGGATACTATTAAGTCACTTAACCAACTGCTGCAAGGAGAATACATGGCTCTAGAATCTTTTAATACTTTTATCTCTAAAACTGAGGATCAAGAAATCAAAAAAGCTTTTCAACAGATTCAGGAAAATCATAGAGATAATATAAAGACATTGGCTAATTATATTCAAAATATAGGAGGACAGCCGGAGGAAAATTTAGGACTGAAAGGGAAAATGGCTGATATAAAGATGAATATTGGTTTTGGAACAAATCCTGAATATCAAGATCTAATAGAGAAAGCTATTGAAGGAGAAACTATGGGAATTAACAAAGCTGAAGAAATACTTAGGGGAGAGTTAGATAGTAAATCAAGAGATATAGCAGGAGAAATACTTCACAGAGACAGGAGAACTCTTGATCAGCTAAAGAACCTACAATAA
- a CDS encoding DUF4183 domain-containing protein has translation MARKILSHLSSKNKTKPSTNLNILKPNSQLQKKTKALSEELSSYKQNKKLLGAYIYQYNTMSDGKKKIYTNNDELTEYGNQGILNPDEVSYYDLFINGVLQPKINYEITEGILTLKTKDIPLKGSPIVIIFVTFKEESINKLNSATAKGRIPSGNITTGPMTDVDIVVNGNQQCCLKIETNIISGPTSISSGSKGIWNVSLKISNPESFQIDNIILIDTILLDHILSSKNFSFSQGNITINSNVFTWTIGTLEAGESAYASFSIEGYFKGYGTRFISRSFATGNSLLGAVKSDIICSEEIQVLRSLDISKTITSGPTIVNTGKTHQWRVEIKVSNLSDSIISNILVKDVLFIERVDKINIVSKSLGTAAFVNNEIHWEIGVLDGFESAYLVVDIIGAFTMIGERNLGSASVTGDIFSNRIFSGPSKDIAIIVLPIKNFIKKQLLLEKSVINKPPIAFLGKYNKWSFSIKVTNLTNRIIQNLIVTDYILFDEFENINNISLSSGNVSISYNFITWTINELLPGESKTAFFEIFGLFKTTGLRSMNRAIALSKDLHSNNCILSNIVSGEPIKVINDFESNCIITEKVYSQCQKRSCFENLYIEIGTQIFKNITFRQGFIVENTLIISDIKDRPNFKRVQFLLRIPFEVILESNKLIKSYLPDIPNDIVLFMPESRDEFSFDIVVETSSKLLKKTTIINNQLNFSAGVFIIIKAVGKVQLFIPSYGSCLLPSHSENYIESLDYKFYKAKYFPLSPSLENNMQNCPAMFGDLNIEKFIVSGPTAVNSNVNNTWKIEFRVNNNGYGPVSNVTVIDTLFLDNLISVNITGVTKGTVSIQDNKIIWNIGTINSSTVDVLLAEISGSFDYKDSQTINVENFQYNTISDGIKKQYSNDDKIEIHGNMDIPDPSEVSYYNLFINGVLQPEANYTIEKGLLTLTTIDIPQKGTHITLEYIIAKDKENQLLRAETYQYNTLGANKKLYTNSDELIMYGNKGILNPKSTSFQLLFVNGVSQPSINYSIDEGALLLRTENFPLENSPISIQFVSLFK, from the coding sequence ATGGCACGTAAAATTCTTTCTCATTTATCGAGTAAGAATAAAACAAAACCATCTACAAACTTAAATATATTGAAGCCAAATAGTCAATTGCAAAAAAAGACAAAGGCTCTATCAGAGGAATTAAGCTCCTATAAGCAGAATAAAAAACTTTTAGGAGCTTATATATATCAGTACAATACCATGTCAGATGGAAAAAAGAAGATATATACTAACAATGACGAGTTAACGGAATATGGCAATCAGGGCATACTTAACCCTGATGAAGTTTCCTATTATGATTTGTTTATTAATGGAGTATTGCAACCAAAAATAAACTATGAAATAACTGAAGGAATTCTTACATTAAAAACTAAAGATATTCCTTTAAAAGGCTCACCTATAGTGATTATTTTTGTTACTTTCAAGGAAGAAAGTATCAATAAATTAAATTCAGCTACTGCAAAAGGCCGTATACCATCTGGAAATATTACAACTGGACCTATGACTGATGTAGATATTGTGGTTAATGGGAATCAACAGTGTTGCTTAAAAATTGAAACGAATATTATCTCAGGACCTACATCCATTTCAAGTGGCAGTAAGGGAATATGGAATGTTAGTCTTAAAATAAGTAATCCAGAAAGTTTTCAAATAGATAATATTATTTTAATCGATACTATCTTACTAGATCATATATTAAGCTCAAAAAATTTTTCTTTTTCTCAAGGAAATATTACTATAAATAGTAATGTCTTTACTTGGACTATTGGTACTCTTGAGGCAGGAGAGTCTGCATATGCAAGTTTTAGCATAGAAGGTTATTTTAAAGGCTATGGGACTCGTTTTATTAGTCGAAGCTTTGCCACTGGTAATAGCTTATTAGGAGCTGTAAAATCTGATATTATATGTAGTGAAGAAATTCAGGTTCTTAGAAGCTTAGATATTTCAAAAACTATTACCTCTGGTCCTACTATAGTAAATACAGGTAAAACTCACCAGTGGAGGGTGGAAATAAAAGTATCTAATCTCAGTGATTCTATTATATCAAATATACTTGTGAAGGATGTCTTATTTATAGAAAGAGTTGACAAAATTAACATAGTAAGCAAATCACTAGGTACAGCTGCTTTTGTAAATAATGAAATACATTGGGAAATTGGTGTATTAGATGGATTTGAGTCTGCCTATTTAGTTGTTGATATAATTGGAGCCTTCACAATGATTGGTGAAAGAAACCTAGGCAGTGCTTCTGTTACAGGTGATATATTTTCTAATAGGATTTTTTCAGGTCCCTCAAAGGATATAGCTATAATAGTTCTACCTATAAAAAATTTTATTAAAAAGCAATTACTTCTAGAAAAATCTGTTATAAATAAACCTCCTATAGCTTTCTTGGGGAAATATAATAAATGGAGTTTTTCAATAAAAGTCACAAATTTAACAAATAGAATTATACAAAATCTTATTGTTACGGATTATATCCTGTTTGATGAGTTTGAAAACATAAATAATATCTCATTATCTTCAGGAAATGTGTCTATTTCATACAATTTTATAACATGGACAATTAACGAGCTTCTTCCTGGTGAAAGTAAAACTGCCTTTTTTGAAATCTTTGGCCTTTTCAAAACCACAGGCTTACGCTCTATGAACAGAGCTATTGCTTTAAGCAAAGATCTTCATTCGAATAATTGTATATTGTCAAATATTGTATCCGGAGAGCCAATTAAAGTTATCAATGATTTTGAAAGTAATTGTATTATAACTGAGAAAGTATACTCTCAATGTCAAAAGAGAAGTTGTTTTGAAAATCTATATATAGAAATTGGAACACAAATTTTTAAAAATATCACATTTAGGCAAGGTTTTATTGTAGAAAATACACTTATTATATCTGATATAAAAGACAGACCAAATTTTAAACGTGTCCAGTTCCTTTTAAGAATTCCTTTTGAAGTAATTCTTGAATCAAATAAGTTAATTAAAAGCTACTTACCAGATATACCTAATGATATTGTTTTATTTATGCCAGAGTCAAGAGATGAATTTTCCTTTGACATTGTAGTAGAAACCAGTTCAAAACTTTTAAAAAAAACTACTATTATAAATAACCAATTGAACTTTTCAGCAGGAGTTTTTATCATTATTAAAGCAGTCGGAAAAGTACAGCTTTTTATCCCTAGTTATGGTTCATGTCTATTGCCTTCACATAGTGAAAATTATATTGAAAGCTTGGATTACAAATTTTATAAGGCTAAGTATTTCCCTCTTTCTCCTTCGCTAGAAAATAACATGCAAAATTGTCCTGCTATGTTTGGAGATTTGAATATTGAAAAATTTATAGTATCTGGACCAACTGCAGTCAATTCTAATGTCAATAATACTTGGAAAATCGAATTTCGAGTTAATAATAACGGATATGGTCCAGTTAGTAATGTTACTGTTATAGACACTTTATTTTTAGATAACTTAATTTCTGTTAATATTACTGGAGTTACAAAAGGTACAGTATCTATACAAGATAATAAAATTATTTGGAATATAGGCACTATAAATTCTTCAACTGTAGATGTACTTTTGGCAGAAATCTCTGGCTCCTTTGATTATAAAGATAGTCAGACTATTAATGTAGAAAACTTCCAGTATAATACTATCTCAGACGGAATAAAAAAACAGTATTCAAATGATGATAAAATTGAAATACATGGTAATATGGACATACCTGACCCAAGTGAAGTCTCATATTATAATCTTTTTATTAATGGCGTATTGCAACCAGAAGCAAATTATACTATTGAAAAAGGACTCCTAACTTTAACAACAATAGACATACCTCAAAAAGGAACGCATATTACACTTGAGTATATAATAGCAAAGGATAAAGAAAATCAACTTTTAAGAGCAGAAACTTACCAATATAACACTTTGGGTGCAAACAAAAAACTTTATACAAACTCAGATGAATTGATTATGTATGGAAATAAAGGAATACTTAATCCAAAATCAACATCTTTTCAGCTTCTTTTTGTTAATGGTGTAAGTCAGCCAAGTATAAATTATTCAATTGATGAAGGAGCTCTTCTATTAAGAACAGAGAATTTTCCATTAGAAAACTCTCCAATATCTATACAGTTTGTATCCCTATTTAAGTAG